The following coding sequences lie in one Lytechinus pictus isolate F3 Inbred unplaced genomic scaffold, Lp3.0 scaffold_20, whole genome shotgun sequence genomic window:
- the LOC135157806 gene encoding V-type proton ATPase subunit E 1-like: protein MEGDLEECVPDAVKAYREASKKECNVVIDPENFLSPELSGGIELYTPSGTIKVENTLEKRLALTSNQMLPEIRNKLFGANINRKFLD from the exons ATGGAGGGGGATTTggag GAGTGTGTACCCGATGCAGTAAAGGCTTACAGAGAAGCCAGTAAGAAAGAATGCAATGTCGTCATTGATCCAGAGAACTTCTTGTCCCCTGAACT GAGTGGTGGTATAGAGCTATATACACCCAGCGGTACtatcaaagttgaaaacacCCTTGAGAAGAGACTAGCACTTACTAGTAATCAG ATGCTCCCCGAGATAAGGAACAAACTCTTTGGTGCAAACATCAACAGAAAATTCTTAGATTAA
- the LOC135157807 gene encoding V-type proton ATPase subunit E-like: MALSDEDVQKQIQHMMAFIDQEAKEKAEEIDAKAEEEFQIEKGRLVQQQRIKISEFYTRKEKNLDLQKKILQSNMLNQARLKVLKCREDHVQAALDEAQERLTELTKNKAKYRQVLQGLITQGLFQLLEPNVVVRCKECDVSACKVSDFQGKMTWGLGVIEPTFVLAAQSEEYDELGRQSERHAYANEHDR; this comes from the exons ATCCAACATATGATGGCTTTCATCGACCAGGAAGCCAAGGAAAAGGCAGAGGAAATTGATGCAAAg GCAGAGGAAGAGTTTCAAATCGAGAAAGGTCGTCTTGTTCAGCAACAGAGAATCAAGATCTCAGAATTTTACACCCGTAAGGAGAAAAATCTTGAtcttcaaaaaaaaat TCTCCAGTCAAACATGCTCAACCAAGCCAGGCTCAAAGTCCTGAAATGCAGAGAAGACCATGTGCAGGCAGCTCTGGATGAAGCCCAGGAAAGGCTTACAGAACTCACCAAGAACAAGGCCAAGTATAGGCAGGTTCTGCAAGGCTTGATCACACAAGGTCTCTTTCAGCTCCTGGAACCCAACGTCGTCGTCCGATGCAAAGAATGTGATGTCAGCGCGTGTAAGGTAAGTGACTTCCAAGGAAAAATGAcatgggggctcggg GTGATCGAGCCAACGTTTGTTCTTGCAGCGCAGAGCGAGGAGTACGATGAATTGGGTAGGCAGTCAGAGCGCCACGCGTATGCTAATGAGCACGATCGCTGA